A single region of the Neotabrizicola shimadae genome encodes:
- the rplT gene encoding 50S ribosomal protein L20, whose amino-acid sequence MSRVKSGKVTHARHRKVIKQASGYYSARSRNFRTATQAVDKANQYATRDRSVRKRQFRALWIQRINAAVRLFDPAFTYSRLIDGLNKAGIEVDRKVLADLAVHEPEAFNAIAAQARAALV is encoded by the coding sequence ATGTCCCGCGTCAAGTCCGGCAAGGTCACGCATGCCCGTCACCGCAAGGTGATCAAGCAGGCGTCCGGCTACTATTCGGCCCGTTCGCGCAACTTCCGCACCGCCACGCAGGCGGTCGACAAGGCGAACCAGTACGCCACCCGCGACCGTTCGGTTCGCAAGCGCCAGTTCCGCGCCCTGTGGATCCAGCGCATAAACGCCGCTGTGCGTCTGTTCGACCCGGCCTTCACCTATTCGCGCCTGATTGACGGCCTGAACAAGGCAGGCATCGAAGTGGACCGCAAGGTTCTGGCCGATCTGGCCGTGCATGAGCCCGAGGCGTTCAACGCCATCGCAGCGCAGGCTCGCGCGGCTCTGGTCTGA
- the rpmI gene encoding 50S ribosomal protein L35, with product MPKMKTKSAAKKRFSFTASGRAKAGVAGKRHGMIKRTTKFVRDASGTMLLCDSDTKIVKKYMPYDR from the coding sequence ATGCCCAAGATGAAGACCAAGTCGGCGGCGAAGAAGCGCTTCAGCTTCACGGCGTCCGGTCGGGCCAAGGCCGGCGTTGCCGGCAAGCGGCACGGCATGATTAAGCGGACGACGAAATTCGTGCGGGATGCAAGCGGCACCATGCTGCTGTGCGACAGCGATACGAAGATCGTCAAGAAGTACATGCCCTACGACCGGTAA